A window of Formosa sp. Hel1_31_208 contains these coding sequences:
- the tilS gene encoding tRNA lysidine(34) synthetase TilS, which translates to MAHSKCLLACSGGLDSVVLTHLCHDLQLDITLAHCNFNLRDDESDADEAFVMDLADRLELEVFVESFDTESYASEERLSIQMAARELRYNWFYSLADAIGFDYILTGHHADDNLETFLINLTRGTGINGLIGIPKINENIVRPLLPFSRETLESYATLNRLKWQEDSTNASDKYLRNKLRHQVIPVLKEINPELLESFKSTLAHLNDTADIVEESLNAVTKRAIVDIDESHITFKISEFKKVNNQKAYLYEMFKDYGFTAWQDILELLDAQSGKQVLSDTHRLIKDRKHLILTHIKRKTEEELLISDAENKVQTPAGILLFDKANALAGTQKTSILVDKDKLDFPLVVRRWKTGDVFHPLGMNGKKKLSKYFKDEKLSLVAKENAWLLCSKNNIVWVIGRRADERFKVINQTKHILRISIE; encoded by the coding sequence TTGGCGCATAGCAAGTGTCTATTGGCATGTTCTGGCGGACTAGACAGTGTTGTTTTAACACATTTATGTCATGATTTACAACTAGACATCACTTTAGCACATTGTAATTTTAATTTGCGTGACGATGAGAGTGATGCTGACGAGGCATTTGTCATGGATTTGGCAGATAGGTTAGAATTAGAAGTGTTTGTTGAAAGTTTTGATACCGAAAGTTATGCCTCAGAGGAGAGGTTGTCCATTCAAATGGCAGCTCGAGAATTGCGTTATAATTGGTTTTATAGTCTTGCAGATGCTATAGGCTTTGATTATATCTTAACAGGACATCATGCAGATGATAACCTAGAGACATTTTTAATCAACTTAACTAGAGGAACAGGTATTAACGGATTAATAGGAATTCCGAAAATCAATGAGAATATTGTGAGACCACTTTTACCGTTCTCAAGAGAAACTTTAGAATCGTATGCTACACTTAACCGATTAAAATGGCAAGAAGATAGTACTAATGCGTCTGATAAGTATCTTCGGAACAAACTTCGTCATCAAGTAATACCTGTTCTCAAGGAGATCAATCCGGAGTTGCTTGAGAGTTTTAAATCTACGCTAGCGCATCTTAATGATACAGCTGATATTGTCGAGGAAAGTCTAAATGCAGTGACAAAGCGCGCTATAGTTGATATAGATGAAAGTCATATCACTTTTAAAATATCCGAATTTAAAAAAGTGAATAATCAGAAAGCATACCTCTATGAAATGTTCAAAGATTATGGGTTTACAGCATGGCAGGATATATTAGAACTATTAGATGCACAATCTGGAAAGCAAGTACTATCAGACACACACCGATTAATAAAAGACAGAAAGCATCTAATACTTACTCATATTAAACGGAAAACAGAAGAAGAACTATTAATATCAGATGCTGAGAATAAGGTGCAAACGCCAGCTGGAATATTACTCTTTGATAAAGCTAATGCTTTGGCGGGAACGCAAAAAACAAGTATTTTGGTAGATAAAGACAAGCTAGATTTTCCTTTAGTTGTAAGGCGATGGAAAACAGGGGATGTATTTCATCCACTAGGCATGAATGGAAAGAAAAAATTGAGTAAATATTTCAAAGACGAAAAATTATCGCTCGTCGCTAAAGAAAACGCATGGCTATTATGTTCGAAGAATAATATTGTTTGGGTGATTGGAAGACGAGCAGATGAGCGATTTAAAGTCATAAATCAAACAAAGCATATCTTAAGAATTTCAATTGAATAG